A stretch of the Teretinema zuelzerae genome encodes the following:
- a CDS encoding phenylacetate--CoA ligase family protein translates to MIWNPEHECMSPESLQTLQFARLKNLVERVYTNVPFYRKKLEAAGICPADIKTLSDIAKLPFTSKDDLRDTYPYGLLAVPQSEIVEIHMSSGTTGTPVVDAYTRRDMDDWAEGMARTLSGAGATRNDTVQNAYGYGLFTGGLGTHYGSQRIGATIIPISSGNTEKQLMLIRDFKSTLITCTPSYALYMAEQAKEFGIDPTKLGLRAGCFGAEPWSENMRKEIEKAWNIKAYDIYGLTEITGPGVAFECEGQYGMHVNEDLWYPEIIDPATGKPLPDGEKGELVITTITKEGTPLIRYRTRDITFIIPERCGCGRTTRRIHRLFGRTDDLLIIRGVNVFPSQIEHALIEIQGVEPNYLIIVDRSAQTHLDEAELHVEVNPDAFSDETKDMEAMRNKIESVMKSKLGISMKVKLVEPKSLERSIGKAKRVIDKRHL, encoded by the coding sequence ATGATCTGGAACCCTGAACACGAATGCATGAGTCCGGAGTCGCTGCAGACGCTGCAGTTCGCCCGGTTGAAAAATTTGGTAGAGCGGGTGTACACCAACGTGCCCTTCTACCGGAAAAAGCTGGAAGCGGCGGGAATCTGTCCCGCCGACATTAAAACCCTCTCAGACATCGCGAAGCTGCCGTTCACCTCGAAGGACGATCTTCGCGACACCTATCCCTACGGCCTTTTAGCGGTTCCGCAGTCGGAAATCGTGGAAATCCACATGTCCAGCGGAACGACGGGAACGCCCGTAGTCGACGCCTACACCCGTCGCGATATGGACGACTGGGCAGAAGGCATGGCGCGAACCCTTTCCGGAGCCGGAGCCACCCGCAACGACACCGTCCAGAACGCCTACGGATACGGTCTTTTCACCGGAGGCCTGGGAACCCACTACGGCTCCCAGCGCATCGGCGCGACCATCATCCCGATCTCTTCCGGCAATACGGAAAAACAGCTCATGCTCATCCGCGATTTCAAGAGCACCCTCATCACCTGTACTCCCTCCTACGCGTTGTACATGGCCGAGCAGGCGAAGGAATTCGGCATCGATCCGACCAAGCTCGGACTCCGCGCCGGCTGCTTCGGAGCTGAGCCCTGGAGCGAGAACATGCGCAAGGAGATCGAAAAGGCCTGGAACATCAAGGCTTACGACATCTACGGTTTGACCGAAATAACCGGACCGGGAGTCGCCTTCGAATGCGAAGGCCAGTACGGCATGCACGTGAACGAGGACCTCTGGTATCCTGAAATCATCGATCCTGCGACCGGGAAGCCCCTTCCCGACGGCGAAAAGGGCGAGCTGGTCATCACCACCATCACCAAGGAAGGCACCCCGCTCATCCGCTACCGGACGCGAGACATCACCTTCATCATCCCGGAACGCTGCGGCTGCGGGCGGACGACCCGGCGCATCCACCGCCTCTTCGGCAGAACCGACGATCTGCTGATCATCCGCGGAGTAAACGTATTCCCGAGCCAGATCGAGCACGCCCTCATCGAAATCCAGGGAGTCGAGCCGAACTATCTCATCATCGTGGACCGGAGCGCGCAGACGCACCTGGACGAAGCGGAACTCCACGTGGAGGTCAATCCGGACGCCTTCTCGGACGAAACCAAGGATATGGAAGCGATGCGGAACAAGATCGAGTCCGTCATGAAGAGCAAGCTCGGCATTTCCATGAAGGTCAAGCTCGTGGAGCCCAAGAGCCTCGAACGCTCCATCGGCAAGGCCAAGCGCGTCATCGACAAACGCCACCTGTAA
- a CDS encoding indolepyruvate oxidoreductase subunit beta: MTYDIILAGVGGQGVLSIATIIARAAMIDGLTVRQSEVHGMSQRGGGVQAHMRIADGPISSDLIPTGGADMILAMEPMESLRYLSWLKPEGILVTAAEPFVNIPDYPEVETLYAAIRTLKRSRIVAAEALAREAGNLKSVNMVLIGAASSSLPVSEKALAQSVHDTFAKKDPKLVDINMKALALGEKA, translated from the coding sequence ATGACATACGATATTATTCTCGCCGGAGTCGGCGGACAGGGAGTTCTCTCCATCGCGACGATAATCGCCCGGGCCGCCATGATCGACGGCCTTACGGTTCGCCAATCCGAGGTTCACGGCATGAGCCAGCGCGGCGGCGGCGTCCAGGCCCACATGCGCATAGCAGACGGCCCCATCTCCTCCGACCTCATCCCCACCGGGGGGGCGGATATGATCCTCGCCATGGAGCCCATGGAATCCCTGCGCTATCTGTCCTGGCTCAAGCCTGAAGGCATCCTGGTTACGGCTGCCGAGCCCTTCGTCAACATTCCGGATTATCCGGAGGTCGAAACCCTCTACGCCGCAATCCGCACTCTCAAGCGCAGCCGCATTGTCGCCGCCGAAGCCCTTGCCCGCGAAGCCGGAAACCTTAAATCCGTCAACATGGTCCTCATCGGCGCGGCGAGTTCTTCCCTCCCGGTGAGCGAAAAAGCCCTTGCGCAAAGCGTGCATGATACCTTCGCCAAAAAAGACCCGAAGCTCGTGGACATCAACATGAAAGCGCTCGCCCTCGGGGAAAAGGCGTAA
- a CDS encoding ACT domain-containing protein, protein MKIQQISIFLENSSGRLAEVTRVFKDGGVNLRAIMIADTADFGILRVIVDDPGKALKILTDAHFTTKTTDVLAVTVSDKVGSLADVLSLFEKNRINIEYLYAALDKVGETAVIIFKVENIADGLAVVEANGLSMPLSF, encoded by the coding sequence ATGAAGATACAGCAGATTTCGATATTTCTTGAAAATTCTTCCGGCCGGCTCGCCGAGGTAACCCGCGTATTCAAGGACGGCGGGGTGAATCTCCGCGCCATCATGATTGCCGACACGGCCGATTTCGGCATCCTTCGGGTGATCGTGGACGATCCCGGGAAGGCGCTGAAAATCCTGACCGACGCGCATTTCACCACGAAGACGACCGACGTGCTCGCCGTAACCGTTTCAGACAAGGTGGGAAGCCTTGCCGACGTGCTGTCCCTGTTTGAAAAAAACCGCATAAACATCGAGTACCTGTACGCCGCTCTCGACAAAGTCGGCGAAACCGCGGTGATTATTTTCAAGGTGGAAAATATCGCCGACGGGCTTGCGGTCGTGGAAGCGAACGGCCTGAGCATGCCTCTTTCTTTCTAA
- a CDS encoding phenylacetate--CoA ligase family protein: MAERSVPFRDKAIETAPRPEIEKIQTAALRTQIAQALKTPFYRPRLEEAGLSSPDEIRSLADLSRIPFTSKGDLREAYPFGLLAVPKDQVVRVHASSGTTGTPTVIYLTQKDLDLASDTMARCLTAAGATSGDVVQNMMTYGLFTGGLCFHYGAELLGAMVIPTSAGNTLRQLKFMKDFGTTMVHATPSYLLHLHQAIADEGYSRGDLRLRMAVTGAEPHSEELRLKIQDKLGIEVYNCYGMSEMNGPGVAFECVHRAGMHVWEDRYIAEILDPDTLLPVPEGEIGELVLTILCRDAMPLLRYRTRDLTRFIPEPCACGRTHRRIARFTGRTDDMLIINGVNVFPSQIEEVLLRTKGVGANYFIIVDKDGVLDKLTVQVEITPEMFADDSRVINALRERLKSELQALITINPVLEIKQPGSLPVSEGKAKRVSDLRPKE; the protein is encoded by the coding sequence ATGGCTGAAAGATCCGTTCCCTTCCGGGACAAAGCGATAGAGACCGCCCCGAGGCCTGAAATCGAAAAGATCCAGACGGCCGCGCTGAGAACCCAGATAGCCCAGGCCCTCAAAACGCCGTTCTACCGCCCGCGCCTGGAGGAGGCCGGCCTTTCCTCCCCGGACGAGATCCGGAGCCTTGCGGACCTCTCCCGGATACCATTCACCTCGAAGGGCGATCTCCGGGAGGCCTATCCCTTCGGCCTCCTGGCAGTGCCCAAGGACCAGGTCGTCCGCGTGCACGCCTCCAGCGGCACCACCGGAACGCCGACCGTCATCTACCTTACCCAGAAAGACCTCGATCTCGCGAGCGACACCATGGCCCGCTGCCTCACGGCCGCCGGAGCGACCAGCGGCGACGTCGTGCAAAACATGATGACCTACGGCCTTTTCACCGGCGGGCTCTGCTTCCATTACGGAGCCGAACTCCTCGGCGCCATGGTCATTCCGACCAGCGCCGGCAACACCTTGCGCCAGCTCAAATTCATGAAGGACTTCGGCACCACGATGGTGCATGCCACTCCCAGCTATCTGCTGCACCTCCACCAGGCCATCGCCGACGAAGGCTACTCGCGCGGCGACCTCCGCCTCCGCATGGCCGTCACCGGAGCCGAGCCCCATTCCGAGGAACTCCGCCTCAAAATCCAGGACAAGCTCGGCATCGAAGTGTACAACTGCTACGGAATGAGCGAGATGAACGGCCCGGGCGTCGCCTTCGAATGCGTCCACCGCGCCGGCATGCACGTGTGGGAAGACCGCTACATCGCCGAAATTCTCGACCCCGACACCCTGCTTCCCGTCCCGGAAGGCGAAATCGGCGAGCTCGTGCTGACCATCCTCTGCCGCGACGCGATGCCCCTTCTCCGCTACCGGACGCGGGACCTCACCCGCTTCATCCCCGAACCCTGCGCCTGCGGCCGCACCCACCGCCGCATCGCGCGCTTCACCGGCCGCACCGACGACATGCTCATCATCAACGGCGTCAACGTCTTCCCCAGCCAGATCGAGGAAGTGCTGCTGCGCACAAAGGGCGTCGGCGCGAACTACTTCATCATCGTGGACAAGGACGGCGTCCTGGACAAGCTCACCGTCCAGGTAGAGATAACCCCGGAAATGTTCGCCGACGATTCCCGCGTCATCAACGCCCTGCGCGAACGGCTTAAAAGCGAATTGCAGGCCCTCATAACGATAAATCCCGTATTGGAGATAAAACAGCCCGGCAGTTTGCCCGTCTCGGAAGGCAAGGCGAAACGGGTGAGCGATTTGCGGCCCAAAGAGTGA
- a CDS encoding 3-isopropylmalate dehydratase large subunit, whose protein sequence is MGKTLAQKIFESHVVDKPFGEAWVLKLDRVFCHEITTPVAINDLVSRGMDTVFDPDKIKAVIDHVTPAKDSKTAEQGRVIRKWAERHAIKDFFDIGKNGVCHAIFPEKGFVRPGFTVIMGDSHTCTHGAFGAFAAGVGTTDLEVGILKGVCAFQYPGTIRFELDGKFPCGVTPKDAILSIIKMIGVNGATNKVMEFAGSAIDSMSMEGRMTMCNMAIEAGGTSGVCMPDAVTVDYLWKFIGPEGEGVYRTKEEALADFKKWHSDPDAQYDAVHKIDVSTLSPVATFGFKPDQVKTIKELAGTKVDQVYIGSCTNGRIEDLRQAAAVLKAKSVAPGVRGIVSPATPAVYQQAMEEGIIKIFMDAGFCVTNPTCGACLGMSNGVLADGEVCASTTNRNFFGRMGKGGTVHLMSPASAAATAIAGSICEA, encoded by the coding sequence ATGGGTAAAACGCTTGCGCAGAAGATATTCGAGTCCCATGTAGTGGACAAGCCGTTCGGCGAAGCCTGGGTTCTCAAGCTGGACCGGGTGTTCTGCCATGAAATCACCACGCCGGTAGCCATCAACGATCTGGTCAGCCGCGGCATGGATACGGTATTCGATCCGGACAAGATTAAGGCAGTCATCGACCACGTAACCCCCGCCAAGGATTCGAAAACAGCCGAACAGGGCAGGGTGATCCGGAAGTGGGCGGAACGCCATGCGATAAAGGATTTTTTCGATATCGGAAAGAACGGCGTATGCCACGCGATATTCCCGGAGAAGGGCTTCGTGCGGCCCGGGTTCACCGTCATCATGGGCGACAGCCATACTTGCACCCACGGAGCCTTCGGCGCCTTCGCGGCCGGAGTCGGAACGACGGACCTCGAAGTGGGAATCCTGAAGGGCGTATGCGCCTTCCAGTATCCGGGAACGATACGCTTCGAGCTCGACGGAAAGTTCCCCTGCGGCGTTACTCCGAAGGACGCGATCCTTTCCATCATCAAGATGATCGGCGTGAACGGAGCGACGAACAAGGTGATGGAATTCGCCGGCAGCGCGATCGATTCAATGTCCATGGAAGGCCGCATGACGATGTGCAACATGGCGATCGAGGCCGGCGGAACCAGCGGAGTCTGCATGCCGGACGCCGTCACCGTCGACTATCTGTGGAAATTCATCGGACCGGAAGGAGAGGGAGTCTACCGCACGAAGGAAGAAGCCCTTGCCGACTTTAAAAAGTGGCATTCCGATCCGGACGCTCAGTACGACGCCGTTCACAAGATCGACGTTTCGACCCTTTCGCCCGTCGCCACCTTCGGTTTCAAGCCCGATCAGGTGAAGACGATCAAGGAGCTCGCCGGGACGAAGGTCGATCAGGTGTACATCGGAAGCTGCACGAACGGCCGCATCGAGGATCTCCGCCAGGCGGCGGCCGTGCTGAAGGCCAAGAGCGTCGCTCCCGGAGTGCGCGGCATCGTGAGCCCGGCGACTCCCGCCGTCTACCAGCAGGCGATGGAAGAGGGAATCATCAAGATTTTCATGGATGCAGGCTTTTGCGTAACCAATCCGACCTGCGGCGCGTGCCTGGGCATGTCGAACGGCGTTCTCGCCGACGGCGAGGTGTGCGCGTCCACCACGAACCGCAACTTTTTCGGCCGCATGGGAAAGGGCGGAACGGTTCATCTGATGAGCCCGGCGAGCGCCGCCGCCACGGCGATAGCCGGAAGCATCTGCGAGGCGTAG
- a CDS encoding 3-isopropylmalate dehydratase small subunit: MNNFNGKVLFLDRSDINTDEIIPAKYLTEISKEALKPFCLEDLKVEGFNPKTDIAGKTAIVTRANFGCGSSREHAPWALEVNGITIVVAEGFARIFRQNMYNCGMIATELKAEEIDEVFKTFAGLETELSVDMAAGTLSFRAVKNGAVSEKKYSFKLGEFESALVSAGGWVAYAAANY, from the coding sequence ATGAACAATTTTAACGGCAAGGTTCTGTTTCTGGACCGCAGCGATATAAATACCGACGAGATCATTCCGGCGAAGTATTTGACCGAGATTTCCAAGGAGGCGCTCAAGCCGTTCTGCCTGGAGGATTTGAAGGTCGAGGGATTTAATCCGAAGACCGATATCGCCGGGAAAACCGCGATCGTGACCCGGGCGAATTTCGGCTGCGGTTCGAGCCGCGAGCACGCGCCGTGGGCGCTGGAAGTGAACGGAATCACGATAGTCGTGGCGGAGGGCTTCGCGCGCATTTTCCGGCAGAACATGTACAACTGCGGAATGATCGCGACCGAGCTGAAGGCCGAAGAGATCGACGAGGTGTTTAAAACCTTTGCCGGTTTGGAGACCGAGCTTTCGGTCGATATGGCGGCGGGGACGCTGTCTTTCCGCGCGGTAAAAAACGGGGCGGTGTCGGAAAAAAAGTATTCGTTCAAGCTCGGCGAGTTCGAGTCGGCCCTGGTGTCCGCCGGCGGCTGGGTTGCCTACGCCGCCGCTAATTACTAA
- a CDS encoding DUF2786 domain-containing protein: MDKAAGDVLDKVKKLMALGASPSEAEAASAIEKARLLLARHGLTLTDLEAHDPEIVEGVLLEKKRLRSWESMLIQVVARATFTQALHVRRGDCAQILLIGREVNTAAAENLFEYLYLIVLKLGREHSSQVAHLESFKCGVVERIGERLIESIAGEEADAKAQSPDGEKALALRMDKTAEKENKNFIENKYGKTGSKRIGRRVEAESYLRGRTEGGKVSLNRQIRSDQAGR, translated from the coding sequence ATGGACAAGGCCGCCGGAGACGTTCTCGACAAGGTAAAAAAACTGATGGCTCTGGGAGCCTCTCCGAGCGAAGCCGAAGCCGCGAGCGCGATCGAAAAGGCCCGCCTTCTGCTGGCCCGCCACGGCCTCACCCTTACCGACCTTGAAGCCCACGATCCGGAAATCGTGGAAGGCGTGCTTCTTGAAAAAAAGCGCCTGCGGTCCTGGGAATCCATGCTCATACAGGTCGTCGCCCGCGCCACCTTCACGCAGGCTCTCCACGTCCGCAGGGGAGACTGCGCGCAGATCCTCCTGATCGGACGGGAGGTGAACACCGCCGCGGCGGAAAACCTCTTCGAATACCTGTATCTGATCGTTCTCAAGCTGGGAAGGGAGCATAGTTCTCAGGTTGCCCACCTGGAAAGCTTCAAATGCGGCGTAGTCGAGCGGATCGGAGAACGCCTGATCGAGAGCATCGCAGGCGAAGAAGCGGACGCAAAAGCCCAATCGCCTGACGGAGAAAAAGCTCTGGCGCTCAGGATGGACAAAACCGCGGAAAAAGAAAACAAGAACTTTATAGAAAATAAATACGGAAAAACAGGTTCGAAACGGATCGGCCGCCGGGTGGAAGCCGAATCCTATCTACGCGGAAGAACAGAAGGCGGAAAGGTCTCGCTTAATCGGCAGATCCGCTCTGATCAGGCAGGGAGATAG
- a CDS encoding LacI family DNA-binding transcriptional regulator yields the protein MAITIRDVARAASLSCETILEVLVSPSSLEPEVVRHVMRVIRETGYLETFSRWKGGSKGSMVAVISSSVDSLSGTEIYRGIDRAMSALGLNLNMMTFPTRHSPALREELLASLLPFNMIDAVITLNVSPSESIVERYKSVGKALVLCQSKVQGSLSVLLENQKGMSMAVDYLYNRGCRRIALMNGPSSVAEPGSSPSERLIGYLMALHRLGMNFDEKLVYETQDYDGDSGAHGFEYFSGRRPLPDGLVCASGDMTAIGFITEARKNGVQVPSDIAVIGYDDLPLASLVSPALTTIRQRLMIAGAGALVLALESAVLGPGSDLIIVPEIVPRETA from the coding sequence ATGGCTATTACGATTCGGGACGTCGCGCGCGCGGCGTCTCTGTCCTGCGAAACGATTCTCGAAGTTCTGGTCAGCCCGTCTTCTCTGGAGCCTGAAGTGGTGCGCCATGTGATGCGCGTCATCCGCGAAACAGGCTATCTTGAAACATTTTCGCGCTGGAAGGGCGGATCGAAGGGATCGATGGTCGCCGTCATCTCGTCTTCGGTGGATTCGCTTTCCGGAACCGAAATATACCGCGGCATCGACCGCGCCATGTCGGCTTTGGGTTTAAATCTGAACATGATGACCTTCCCGACCCGCCATTCTCCCGCGCTTCGGGAAGAGCTTCTTGCTTCCCTTCTTCCTTTTAATATGATAGACGCGGTCATTACCCTGAACGTGTCTCCCTCGGAATCGATCGTTGAACGATACAAAAGCGTTGGAAAGGCTCTCGTTCTGTGCCAGTCGAAGGTTCAGGGCAGCCTTTCGGTTCTATTGGAGAATCAAAAGGGCATGTCGATGGCTGTCGACTATCTCTATAACCGGGGATGCAGAAGAATCGCCCTGATGAACGGGCCTTCGAGCGTCGCGGAACCCGGCTCAAGCCCCTCCGAGCGCCTGATCGGATATCTGATGGCCCTCCACCGGCTGGGAATGAACTTCGACGAGAAGCTCGTCTACGAAACCCAGGATTACGACGGCGATTCGGGAGCCCACGGCTTCGAGTATTTTTCCGGCCGAAGGCCCCTGCCGGACGGACTCGTCTGCGCGTCTGGAGACATGACCGCCATCGGCTTCATAACCGAGGCGAGAAAAAACGGCGTGCAGGTTCCTTCCGATATCGCGGTGATCGGCTACGACGATCTGCCTCTTGCCTCCCTGGTATCTCCGGCGCTCACCACCATCCGCCAGCGTCTGATGATAGCGGGAGCCGGCGCCCTCGTGCTCGCCCTCGAGTCCGCAGTGCTCGGACCTGGATCGGATCTGATCATCGTTCCGGAAATCGTGCCCCGGGAAACCGCCTGA
- a CDS encoding peptidase E, whose amino-acid sequence MSCFLWQTQAIAVDGGEARIALAAAVDGKELSMSRLFLASSFADVSGVFQQWVGEELRGKSVVFIPTASNTEKVVFYVERARKAFAKLGMTIDELDVSTAPRGEIVRKLGASPYIYVSGGNTFFLLQELKRTGADSAILEEVKGGKMYIGESAGSIIASPNIEYAKDMDDCAAAPGLDSYDSLGLVPFYPLPHYTNFPFKKAAEKIIARYDSQLNLRPISNAQAIAVDGGEASVLAK is encoded by the coding sequence TTGTCATGCTTTCTATGGCAGACTCAGGCGATCGCTGTCGACGGCGGCGAGGCGCGGATCGCGCTGGCGGCCGCGGTCGACGGAAAGGAGCTATCCATGAGCAGGTTGTTTTTGGCTTCGTCCTTCGCGGACGTGAGCGGAGTGTTTCAACAATGGGTCGGGGAGGAATTGCGCGGAAAATCCGTCGTATTCATCCCCACCGCGAGCAACACGGAAAAAGTGGTGTTCTACGTGGAAAGGGCCCGGAAGGCTTTCGCCAAGCTCGGCATGACGATCGACGAACTCGATGTCTCGACGGCGCCGCGCGGCGAGATCGTCCGCAAACTGGGAGCCAGCCCGTATATCTACGTTTCCGGCGGCAATACCTTTTTTCTTCTGCAGGAATTAAAACGAACCGGAGCCGATTCGGCGATTCTCGAAGAGGTGAAAGGCGGCAAGATGTACATCGGCGAATCCGCCGGCTCCATAATCGCGTCGCCGAACATCGAGTACGCGAAAGATATGGACGACTGCGCCGCCGCGCCCGGCCTTGACTCTTACGACTCGCTCGGCCTCGTTCCTTTTTATCCCCTCCCGCACTATACGAACTTTCCGTTTAAAAAGGCCGCCGAGAAAATCATCGCCCGCTACGATTCCCAGCTGAATCTGCGGCCGATCAGCAACGCGCAGGCGATCGCGGTCGACGGCGGCGAGGCGAGCGTCCTCGCCAAGTAG
- a CDS encoding POTRA domain-containing protein, protein MEDSMTVLRNKNAVFCAALLFLSALSFAEAAAFTRERQQSLIAELGDLPVTDVELRGKFKLDPERARELSGVSRGDPLSTLALEEIEQRYLKTGLFSEVELALDQREEAVFLVVTLQEKRTFIPVPLVYASSSTQMFGLFVIEANLFSTGATLVTGGFGSPDKQFAMFLVNYQIDKESPGFTFFSNLTRGEETTDFVEGSSYRSWKSLDSRVSADAAFPLSPKFGVTAGTEARISRLYDASQSFAAPQDSLWISPVVGVYWSDKTRRLFYDSGLSASLDFRHGFPVEGESQWNSARANLAAGFKLPKETAFQILAAGEFSDRPPSAETELTRLQLLQGITLRSDKWIAGRASIDYPFAQTSWGIFTAGAFYESGFASQGLEGEKEGGFFHGPGAAFTIFLRKVAVPAVGISAGWNAAASRLAFSAAVGMQM, encoded by the coding sequence ATGGAGGACAGTATGACCGTGCTTCGAAACAAAAACGCCGTTTTCTGCGCCGCTCTCCTTTTCCTTTCCGCTCTCTCGTTCGCCGAAGCCGCCGCCTTCACCCGCGAGCGCCAGCAGTCTCTCATCGCCGAGCTCGGCGACCTTCCCGTAACGGACGTCGAGCTTCGCGGAAAGTTCAAACTCGACCCGGAGCGGGCGCGCGAGCTTTCCGGCGTTTCCCGGGGAGACCCTCTTTCTACTCTTGCTCTGGAAGAAATAGAACAACGCTACCTGAAAACCGGTCTTTTCAGCGAAGTAGAGCTCGCGCTCGACCAACGGGAGGAAGCGGTGTTTCTGGTGGTAACGCTTCAGGAAAAGCGGACTTTTATTCCTGTACCCCTCGTGTACGCCTCGTCGAGCACGCAGATGTTCGGCCTCTTCGTCATCGAGGCGAACCTTTTTTCCACCGGCGCGACCCTTGTAACGGGAGGCTTCGGCTCCCCCGATAAGCAATTCGCGATGTTTCTCGTCAATTACCAGATAGACAAGGAAAGCCCCGGCTTCACCTTCTTCTCCAACCTCACGCGGGGCGAGGAAACGACCGACTTCGTAGAAGGCTCTTCCTACCGGTCCTGGAAGTCTCTGGACAGCCGGGTCAGCGCAGACGCCGCCTTTCCCCTGTCTCCCAAGTTCGGCGTCACTGCCGGAACCGAGGCCCGCATTTCCCGCCTCTACGACGCCTCTCAATCTTTCGCCGCCCCTCAGGATTCCCTGTGGATATCGCCGGTAGTCGGCGTCTACTGGTCAGACAAAACGCGCCGGCTTTTCTATGATTCGGGCCTTTCGGCCTCTCTGGATTTCAGGCACGGATTTCCCGTGGAGGGCGAGTCTCAATGGAATTCCGCGCGGGCGAACCTCGCGGCCGGTTTCAAACTCCCGAAAGAGACAGCCTTCCAGATTTTAGCCGCCGGCGAATTCTCCGACCGCCCGCCCTCGGCGGAAACCGAGCTTACCCGCCTGCAGCTCCTTCAGGGCATTACGCTCCGCTCCGACAAATGGATCGCCGGCAGGGCCTCGATAGACTATCCGTTCGCCCAAACCTCCTGGGGAATTTTCACGGCAGGAGCCTTCTATGAATCGGGCTTCGCATCCCAGGGTCTGGAAGGCGAAAAAGAAGGCGGCTTCTTTCACGGACCGGGAGCGGCCTTCACCATCTTTCTGCGGAAAGTCGCGGTTCCCGCCGTCGGCATAAGCGCCGGATGGAACGCCGCCGCGTCCCGCCTCGCCTTCAGCGCCGCCGTCGGAATGCAGATGTAG
- a CDS encoding adenosine deaminase family protein, translating to MQTFPDAFLREIPKTDVHLHLDGSLRISTLIELAQKKGVPLPAADEQGLRETVFKDSYASLDEYLRGFSLTTAVMDDRESVERIAYELAEDSFAEGVRYIEVRLAPQLHIRDDFPMEDVLGAVDSGLNKAKEEWNRALAENEPEYDFGIIVCAMRYCNGHFSPWYKSFFETHRYSDPEEVMRLASLELVRGAVKIRDSQGLRIVGFDIAGSEKGYPASNHKDAYEYAHKNFLHKTVHAGEAYGAESIFTAITKCHADRIGHGLLLFSEEDIADPDIADKKAYAQNLANYIADRRITIEVCLTSNLQTNPRFRDIREHSLGKMLEAGISVSFCTDNRLVSNTTVCKELRLALDNFPISGRKLRDIVVYGFKRSFRFGSYREKRKYVRSCIDWYDSVAEKYGISD from the coding sequence ATGCAGACTTTTCCAGACGCGTTTTTGCGCGAAATCCCCAAAACGGACGTGCATCTCCATCTTGACGGCTCGCTCAGAATATCGACGCTGATAGAACTCGCGCAAAAAAAAGGCGTCCCGCTTCCCGCCGCCGACGAACAGGGATTGCGGGAAACAGTGTTTAAGGATTCCTACGCCTCCCTCGACGAATACCTCAGGGGATTTTCCCTCACCACAGCCGTGATGGACGACCGGGAGTCCGTCGAACGCATAGCGTACGAGCTGGCGGAGGATTCCTTCGCAGAAGGAGTCAGATACATCGAGGTGCGCCTTGCCCCGCAGCTTCATATCAGGGACGATTTTCCGATGGAAGATGTGCTCGGCGCCGTCGATTCGGGGCTGAACAAGGCCAAGGAGGAATGGAACCGCGCGCTCGCGGAAAACGAGCCGGAATACGACTTCGGAATCATCGTGTGCGCCATGAGATATTGCAACGGGCACTTCTCGCCCTGGTACAAGTCTTTTTTCGAGACCCACCGCTACTCCGATCCGGAAGAAGTAATGCGCCTCGCCTCGCTCGAGCTCGTCAGGGGTGCGGTAAAAATCCGGGATTCGCAGGGCTTGAGGATCGTCGGCTTCGACATTGCGGGAAGCGAAAAGGGCTACCCCGCCTCGAATCACAAAGACGCGTACGAATACGCGCATAAAAACTTCCTGCACAAAACCGTTCACGCCGGAGAAGCCTACGGCGCGGAATCGATCTTCACCGCGATAACCAAGTGCCATGCCGACCGCATCGGCCACGGCCTCCTCTTGTTCAGCGAGGAGGACATCGCCGACCCGGACATCGCCGACAAAAAAGCCTATGCGCAGAATCTGGCGAACTACATCGCGGACAGGCGCATAACCATAGAAGTCTGCCTCACGAGCAATCTCCAGACGAACCCCCGCTTCCGCGACATCCGGGAGCACTCGCTCGGCAAAATGCTCGAGGCGGGAATTTCCGTCTCGTTCTGCACCGACAACCGCCTTGTCTCGAACACGACCGTCTGCAAGGAGCTCAGGCTGGCGCTGGACAATTTTCCGATCAGCGGGCGGAAGCTCAGGGACATCGTCGTCTACGGGTTCAAGCGGTCCTTCCGCTTCGGCTCCTACCGGGAAAAAAGAAAATACGTTCGGTCATGCATCGACTGGTACGATTCCGTCGCGGAAAAATACGGAATCTCCGACTGA